A portion of the Camelus ferus isolate YT-003-E chromosome 16, BCGSAC_Cfer_1.0, whole genome shotgun sequence genome contains these proteins:
- the MED24 gene encoding mediator of RNA polymerase II transcription subunit 24 isoform X7, with protein MKVVNLKQAILQAWKERWSDYQWAINMKKFFPKGATWDILNLAEALLEQAMIGPSPNPLILSYLKYAISSQMVSYSSVLTAISKFDDFSRDLCVQALLDIMDMFCDRLSCHGKAEECIGLCRALLSALHWLLRCTAASAEQLRVGLEAGTPAAAEKQLAMCLQRLEKTLSSTKNRALLHIAKLEEASLHTSQGLGQGGTRANQPTASWTAIEHCLLKLGDILAGLSSPQLRSQAEQCGTLIRSIPTMLSVHSEQLHKTGFPTVHAVVLLEGTMNLTGETQPLVEQLMMVKRMQHIPTPLFVLEIWKACFVGLIESPEGTGELKWTAFTFLKIPQVLVKLKKYSHGDKDFTEDVNSAFEFLLKLTPLLDKADQRCNCDCTSFLLQECSKQGLLSEASMNNLMAKRKADREHAPQLKSDENANIQPNPGLILRAEPTVTNILKTMDADHSKSPEGLLGVLGHMLSGKSLDLLLAAAAATGKLKSFARKFINLNEFTTHGSEESTKAASVRALLFDISFLMLCHVAQTYGSEVILSESSTGTEVFFFETWMQTCMPEEGKILNPDHPCFRPDSTKVESLVALLNNSSEMKLVQMKWHEACLSISAAILEILNAWENGVLAFESIQKITDNIKGKVCSLAVCAVAWLVAHVRMLGLDEREKSLQMIRQLAGPLYSENTLQFYNERVVIMSSILEHMCADVLQQTATQIKFPSTGMDTMPYWNLLPPKRPIKEVLTDIFAKVLERGWVDSRSIHIFDTLLHMGGVYWFCNNLIKELLKETRKEHTLRAVELLYSIFCLDMQQVTLVLLGHILPGLLTDSSKWHSLMDPPGTALAKLAVWCALSSYSSHKGQASSRQKKRHREDIEDYISLFPLDDMQPSKLMRLLSSNEEDANILSSPRMSVLGALVTLDPRTFSRQALHP; from the exons ATGAAGGTGGTGAACCTGAAGCAAGCCATTTTGCAGGCTTGGAAGGAGCGATGGAGTGACTACCAATGGGCAATCAACATGAAGAAATTCTTTCCCAAAGGAGCCACCTGGGACATTCTCAACCTAGCAG AAGCACTACTGGAGCAGGCCATGATTGGACCTTCCCCCAATCCTCTCATCCTGTCCTACCTGAAGTATGCCATTAGTTCCCAG atgGTGTCCTACTCCTCTGTCCTCACAGCTATCAGTAAG TTTGATGACTTTTCCCGGGACCTGTGTGTCCAGGCTTTGCTGGACATCATGGACATGTTTTGTGACCGACTGAG CTGTCACGGCAAAGCGGAGGAGTGTATCGGGCTCTGCCGGGCCCTCCTCAGCGCCCTCCACTGGCTGCTGCGCTGCACCGCAGCCTCTGCCGAGCAGCTCCGAGTCGGGCTGGAGGCCGGCACTCCAGCGGCCGCCGAGAAGCAGCTTGCCATGTGCCTGCAGCGCCTGGAGAAGACCCTCAGCAGTACCAAGAACCGGGCCCTGCTCCACATCGCCAAACTAGAGGAGGCCT CATTGCATACATCCCAGGGACTTGGGCAGGGTGGCACCCGAGCCAATCAAccaacag CTTCCTGGACTGCCATTGAGCATTGCCTCTTGAAGCTTGGGGATATCCTGGCTGGTCTCAGCAGCCCCCAGCTCCGGAGCCAGGCCGAGCAGTGTGGCACACTTATCAGGAG CATCCCCACCATGCTGTCCGTGCACTCGGAGCAGCTGCACAAGACTGGCTTCCCCACCGTCCATGCAGTGGTCCTGCTCGAGGGCACCATGAACCTGACAGGCGAGACACAGCCGCTGGTGGAACAGCTGATGATGGTGAAACGCATGCAG CATATCCCTACCCCACTTTTTGTCCTGGAGATCTGGAAAGCTTGCTTCGTGGGTCTTATTGAGTCTCCTGAGGGTACTGGAGAGCTCAAGTGGACAGCTTTCACCTTCCTCAAG ATTCCACAGGTTTTGGTGAAGTTGAAGAAATACTCTCATGGGGACAAG GACTTTACTGAGGATGTCAATTCTGCTTTTGAGTTCCTGCTGAAGCTCACCCCCTTGCTGGACAAGGCTGACCAGCGCTGCAA CTGTGACTGTACAAGTTTCCTGCTCCAGGAATGTAGCAAGCAGGGGCTTCTGTCTGAAGCCAGTATGAACAACCTAATGGCCAAGCG CAAAGCAGACCGGGAGCATGCACCGCAGCTGAAATCAGATGAAAATGCCAACATCCAGCCCAACCCTGGGCTGATCCTCCGTGCGGAGCCCACAGTCACCAACATCCTCAAA ACAATGGATGCAGACCACTCTAAGTCCCcggaggggctgctgggggtcCTGGGCCACATGCTGTCTGGGAAGAGCCTGGACTTGTTGCTGGCTGCGGCTGCTGCCACTGGGAAGCTTAAGTCCTTCGCCCGGAAATTCATTAA TTTGAATGAATTCACGACGCACGGCAGTGAAGAAAGCA CCAAGGCGGCCTCAGTTCGAGCCTTGCTCTTTGACATCTCCTTCCTCATGCTGTGCCACGTGGCCCAGACCTATGGCTCAGAG GTCATCCTGTCTGAGTCGAGCACAGGAACAGAGGTGTTCTTCTTTGAGACGTGGATGCAGACGTGCATGCCCGAGGAGGGCAAAATCCTGAACCCTGACCACCCCTGCTTCCGGCCTGACTCCACCAAAGTGGAGTCCCTGGTGGCTCTGCTCAACAACTCCTCGGAGATGAAGCTGGT GCAAATGAAGTGGCACGAAGCCTGTCTCAGCATTTCAGCAGCCATCCTGGAAATCCTCAATGCCTGGGAGAATGGGGTGCTGGCCTTCGAGTCCATCCAG aAAATCACTGATAATATCAAGGGGAAGGTTTGCAGTCTGGCAGTGTGTGCCGTGGCTTGGCTGGTGGCCCACGTGCGGATGCTGGGGCTGGATGAGCGTGAGAAGTCGCTGCAGATGATCCGCCAGCTGGCAGGGCCACTGTACAGCGAGAACACCCTGCAGTTCTACAATGAGAG GGTGGTGATCATGAGCTCCATCCTGGAGCACATGTGTGCTGACGTGCTGCAGCAGACAGCCACGCAGATCAAGTTCCCGTCCACGGGCATGGACACCATGCCCTACTGGAACCTGCTGCCCCCAAAGCGACCCATAAAGGAGGTGCTGACAGACATATTTGCCAAGGTGCTGGAGAGGGGTTGGGTGGACAGCCGCTCCATCCACATCTTTGACACCCTGCTCCACATGGGAGGCGTCTACTGGTTCTGCAACAACCTGATTAAG GAGCTGCTGAAGGAGACGCGGAAGGAGCACACACTGCGGGCGGTGGAGCTGCTCTACTCCATCTTCTGTCTGGACATGCAGCAGGTGACCCTGGTCCTGCTGGGCCACATCCTGCCCGGCCTGCTCACCGACTCCTCCAAGTGGCACAGCCTCATGGACCCCCCTGGCACTGCCCTCGCCAA GCTGGCCGTCTGGTGTGCCCTGAGTTCCTACTCCTCCCACAAGGGGCAGGCATCCTCCCGCCAAAAGAAGAGACACCGCGAAGACATCGAG GATTACATCAGCCTCTTCCCCTTGGACGACATGCAGCCCTCCAAGCTGATGCGACTGCTGAGCTCCAATGAGGAAGATGCAAATATCCTCTCAAGTCCCA
- the MED24 gene encoding mediator of RNA polymerase II transcription subunit 24 isoform X8, whose protein sequence is MKVVNLKQAILQAWKERWSDYQWAINMKKFFPKGATWDILNLAEALLEQAMIGPSPNPLILSYLKYAISSQMVSYSSVLTAISKFDDFSRDLCVQALLDIMDMFCDRLSCHGKAEECIGLCRALLSALHWLLRCTAASAEQLRVGLEAGTPAAAEKQLAMCLQRLEKTLSSTKNRALLHIAKLEEASLHTSQGLGQGGTRANQPTASWTAIEHCLLKLGDILAGLSSPQLRSQAEQCGTLIRSIPTMLSVHSEQLHKTGFPTVHAVVLLEGTMNLTGETQPLVEQLMMVKRMQHIPTPLFVLEIWKACFVGLIESPEGTGELKWTAFTFLKIPQVLVKLKKYSHGDKDFTEDVNSAFEFLLKLTPLLDKADQRCNCDCTSFLLQECSKQGLLSEASMNNLMAKRKADREHAPQLKSDENANIQPNPGLILRAEPTVTNILKTMDADHSKSPEGLLGVLGHMLSGKSLDLLLAAAAATGKLKSFARKFINLNEFTTHGSEESTKAASVRALLFDISFLMLCHVAQTYGSEVILSESSTGTEVFFFETWMQTCMPEEGKILNPDHPCFRPDSTKVESLVALLNNSSEMKLVQMKWHEACLSISAAILEILNAWENGVLAFESIQKITDNIKGKVCSLAVCAVAWLVAHVRMLGLDEREKSLQMIRQLAGPLYSENTLQFYNERVVIMSSILEHMCADVLQQTATQIKFPSTGMDTMPYWNLLPPKRPIKEVLTDIFAKVLERGWVDSRSIHIFDTLLHMGGVYWFCNNLIKELLKETRKEHTLRAVELLYSIFCLDMQQVTLVLLGHILPGLLTDSSKWHSLMDPPGTALAKLAVWCALSSYSSHKGQASSRQKKRHREDIEDYISLFPLDDMQPSKLMRLLSSNEEDANILSSPRHSPGKRSTPDG, encoded by the exons ATGAAGGTGGTGAACCTGAAGCAAGCCATTTTGCAGGCTTGGAAGGAGCGATGGAGTGACTACCAATGGGCAATCAACATGAAGAAATTCTTTCCCAAAGGAGCCACCTGGGACATTCTCAACCTAGCAG AAGCACTACTGGAGCAGGCCATGATTGGACCTTCCCCCAATCCTCTCATCCTGTCCTACCTGAAGTATGCCATTAGTTCCCAG atgGTGTCCTACTCCTCTGTCCTCACAGCTATCAGTAAG TTTGATGACTTTTCCCGGGACCTGTGTGTCCAGGCTTTGCTGGACATCATGGACATGTTTTGTGACCGACTGAG CTGTCACGGCAAAGCGGAGGAGTGTATCGGGCTCTGCCGGGCCCTCCTCAGCGCCCTCCACTGGCTGCTGCGCTGCACCGCAGCCTCTGCCGAGCAGCTCCGAGTCGGGCTGGAGGCCGGCACTCCAGCGGCCGCCGAGAAGCAGCTTGCCATGTGCCTGCAGCGCCTGGAGAAGACCCTCAGCAGTACCAAGAACCGGGCCCTGCTCCACATCGCCAAACTAGAGGAGGCCT CATTGCATACATCCCAGGGACTTGGGCAGGGTGGCACCCGAGCCAATCAAccaacag CTTCCTGGACTGCCATTGAGCATTGCCTCTTGAAGCTTGGGGATATCCTGGCTGGTCTCAGCAGCCCCCAGCTCCGGAGCCAGGCCGAGCAGTGTGGCACACTTATCAGGAG CATCCCCACCATGCTGTCCGTGCACTCGGAGCAGCTGCACAAGACTGGCTTCCCCACCGTCCATGCAGTGGTCCTGCTCGAGGGCACCATGAACCTGACAGGCGAGACACAGCCGCTGGTGGAACAGCTGATGATGGTGAAACGCATGCAG CATATCCCTACCCCACTTTTTGTCCTGGAGATCTGGAAAGCTTGCTTCGTGGGTCTTATTGAGTCTCCTGAGGGTACTGGAGAGCTCAAGTGGACAGCTTTCACCTTCCTCAAG ATTCCACAGGTTTTGGTGAAGTTGAAGAAATACTCTCATGGGGACAAG GACTTTACTGAGGATGTCAATTCTGCTTTTGAGTTCCTGCTGAAGCTCACCCCCTTGCTGGACAAGGCTGACCAGCGCTGCAA CTGTGACTGTACAAGTTTCCTGCTCCAGGAATGTAGCAAGCAGGGGCTTCTGTCTGAAGCCAGTATGAACAACCTAATGGCCAAGCG CAAAGCAGACCGGGAGCATGCACCGCAGCTGAAATCAGATGAAAATGCCAACATCCAGCCCAACCCTGGGCTGATCCTCCGTGCGGAGCCCACAGTCACCAACATCCTCAAA ACAATGGATGCAGACCACTCTAAGTCCCcggaggggctgctgggggtcCTGGGCCACATGCTGTCTGGGAAGAGCCTGGACTTGTTGCTGGCTGCGGCTGCTGCCACTGGGAAGCTTAAGTCCTTCGCCCGGAAATTCATTAA TTTGAATGAATTCACGACGCACGGCAGTGAAGAAAGCA CCAAGGCGGCCTCAGTTCGAGCCTTGCTCTTTGACATCTCCTTCCTCATGCTGTGCCACGTGGCCCAGACCTATGGCTCAGAG GTCATCCTGTCTGAGTCGAGCACAGGAACAGAGGTGTTCTTCTTTGAGACGTGGATGCAGACGTGCATGCCCGAGGAGGGCAAAATCCTGAACCCTGACCACCCCTGCTTCCGGCCTGACTCCACCAAAGTGGAGTCCCTGGTGGCTCTGCTCAACAACTCCTCGGAGATGAAGCTGGT GCAAATGAAGTGGCACGAAGCCTGTCTCAGCATTTCAGCAGCCATCCTGGAAATCCTCAATGCCTGGGAGAATGGGGTGCTGGCCTTCGAGTCCATCCAG aAAATCACTGATAATATCAAGGGGAAGGTTTGCAGTCTGGCAGTGTGTGCCGTGGCTTGGCTGGTGGCCCACGTGCGGATGCTGGGGCTGGATGAGCGTGAGAAGTCGCTGCAGATGATCCGCCAGCTGGCAGGGCCACTGTACAGCGAGAACACCCTGCAGTTCTACAATGAGAG GGTGGTGATCATGAGCTCCATCCTGGAGCACATGTGTGCTGACGTGCTGCAGCAGACAGCCACGCAGATCAAGTTCCCGTCCACGGGCATGGACACCATGCCCTACTGGAACCTGCTGCCCCCAAAGCGACCCATAAAGGAGGTGCTGACAGACATATTTGCCAAGGTGCTGGAGAGGGGTTGGGTGGACAGCCGCTCCATCCACATCTTTGACACCCTGCTCCACATGGGAGGCGTCTACTGGTTCTGCAACAACCTGATTAAG GAGCTGCTGAAGGAGACGCGGAAGGAGCACACACTGCGGGCGGTGGAGCTGCTCTACTCCATCTTCTGTCTGGACATGCAGCAGGTGACCCTGGTCCTGCTGGGCCACATCCTGCCCGGCCTGCTCACCGACTCCTCCAAGTGGCACAGCCTCATGGACCCCCCTGGCACTGCCCTCGCCAA GCTGGCCGTCTGGTGTGCCCTGAGTTCCTACTCCTCCCACAAGGGGCAGGCATCCTCCCGCCAAAAGAAGAGACACCGCGAAGACATCGAG GATTACATCAGCCTCTTCCCCTTGGACGACATGCAGCCCTCCAAGCTGATGCGACTGCTGAGCTCCAATGAGGAAGATGCAAATATCCTCTCAAGTCCCA
- the MED24 gene encoding mediator of RNA polymerase II transcription subunit 24 isoform X5, whose protein sequence is MKVVNLKQAILQAWKERWSDYQWAINMKKFFPKGATWDILNLAEALLEQAMIGPSPNPLILSYLKYAISSQMVSYSSVLTAISKFDDFSRDLCVQALLDIMDMFCDRLSCHGKAEECIGLCRALLSALHWLLRCTAASAEQLRVGLEAGTPAAAEKQLAMCLQRLEKTLSSTKNRALLHIAKLEEASLHTSQGLGQGGTRANQPTASWTAIEHCLLKLGDILAGLSSPQLRSQAEQCGTLIRSIPTMLSVHSEQLHKTGFPTVHAVVLLEGTMNLTGETQPLVEQLMMVKRMQHIPTPLFVLEIWKACFVGLIESPEGTGELKWTAFTFLKIPQVLVKLKKYSHGDKDFTEDVNSAFEFLLKLTPLLDKADQRCNCDCTSFLLQECSKQGLLSEASMNNLMAKRKADREHAPQLKSDENANIQPNPGLILRAEPTVTNILKTMDADHSKSPEGLLGVLGHMLSGKSLDLLLAAAAATGKLKSFARKFINLNEFTTHGSEESTKAASVRALLFDISFLMLCHVAQTYGSEVILSESSTGTEVFFFETWMQTCMPEEGKILNPDHPCFRPDSTKVESLVALLNNSSEMKLVQMKWHEACLSISAAILEILNAWENGVLAFESIQKITDNIKGKVCSLAVCAVAWLVAHVRMLGLDEREKSLQMIRQLAGPLYSENTLQFYNERVVIMSSILEHMCADVLQQTATQIKFPSTGMDTMPYWNLLPPKRPIKEVLTDIFAKVLERGWVDSRSIHIFDTLLHMGGVYWFCNNLIKELLKETRKEHTLRAVELLYSIFCLDMQQVTLVLLGHILPGLLTDSSKWHSLMDPPGTALAKLAVWCALSSYSSHKGQASSRQKKRHREDIEDYISLFPLDDMQPSKLMRLLSSNEEDANILSSPRLKLFCPDPSPAPGAWSVVSSPPLTYRSEFTALGTLCAFDSPALTFLPPKQAWAGTRDCSPLFLPREHPSPTDLSLPAKGSSVAFNFSYFQRFLLSLEVSLRPFRE, encoded by the exons ATGAAGGTGGTGAACCTGAAGCAAGCCATTTTGCAGGCTTGGAAGGAGCGATGGAGTGACTACCAATGGGCAATCAACATGAAGAAATTCTTTCCCAAAGGAGCCACCTGGGACATTCTCAACCTAGCAG AAGCACTACTGGAGCAGGCCATGATTGGACCTTCCCCCAATCCTCTCATCCTGTCCTACCTGAAGTATGCCATTAGTTCCCAG atgGTGTCCTACTCCTCTGTCCTCACAGCTATCAGTAAG TTTGATGACTTTTCCCGGGACCTGTGTGTCCAGGCTTTGCTGGACATCATGGACATGTTTTGTGACCGACTGAG CTGTCACGGCAAAGCGGAGGAGTGTATCGGGCTCTGCCGGGCCCTCCTCAGCGCCCTCCACTGGCTGCTGCGCTGCACCGCAGCCTCTGCCGAGCAGCTCCGAGTCGGGCTGGAGGCCGGCACTCCAGCGGCCGCCGAGAAGCAGCTTGCCATGTGCCTGCAGCGCCTGGAGAAGACCCTCAGCAGTACCAAGAACCGGGCCCTGCTCCACATCGCCAAACTAGAGGAGGCCT CATTGCATACATCCCAGGGACTTGGGCAGGGTGGCACCCGAGCCAATCAAccaacag CTTCCTGGACTGCCATTGAGCATTGCCTCTTGAAGCTTGGGGATATCCTGGCTGGTCTCAGCAGCCCCCAGCTCCGGAGCCAGGCCGAGCAGTGTGGCACACTTATCAGGAG CATCCCCACCATGCTGTCCGTGCACTCGGAGCAGCTGCACAAGACTGGCTTCCCCACCGTCCATGCAGTGGTCCTGCTCGAGGGCACCATGAACCTGACAGGCGAGACACAGCCGCTGGTGGAACAGCTGATGATGGTGAAACGCATGCAG CATATCCCTACCCCACTTTTTGTCCTGGAGATCTGGAAAGCTTGCTTCGTGGGTCTTATTGAGTCTCCTGAGGGTACTGGAGAGCTCAAGTGGACAGCTTTCACCTTCCTCAAG ATTCCACAGGTTTTGGTGAAGTTGAAGAAATACTCTCATGGGGACAAG GACTTTACTGAGGATGTCAATTCTGCTTTTGAGTTCCTGCTGAAGCTCACCCCCTTGCTGGACAAGGCTGACCAGCGCTGCAA CTGTGACTGTACAAGTTTCCTGCTCCAGGAATGTAGCAAGCAGGGGCTTCTGTCTGAAGCCAGTATGAACAACCTAATGGCCAAGCG CAAAGCAGACCGGGAGCATGCACCGCAGCTGAAATCAGATGAAAATGCCAACATCCAGCCCAACCCTGGGCTGATCCTCCGTGCGGAGCCCACAGTCACCAACATCCTCAAA ACAATGGATGCAGACCACTCTAAGTCCCcggaggggctgctgggggtcCTGGGCCACATGCTGTCTGGGAAGAGCCTGGACTTGTTGCTGGCTGCGGCTGCTGCCACTGGGAAGCTTAAGTCCTTCGCCCGGAAATTCATTAA TTTGAATGAATTCACGACGCACGGCAGTGAAGAAAGCA CCAAGGCGGCCTCAGTTCGAGCCTTGCTCTTTGACATCTCCTTCCTCATGCTGTGCCACGTGGCCCAGACCTATGGCTCAGAG GTCATCCTGTCTGAGTCGAGCACAGGAACAGAGGTGTTCTTCTTTGAGACGTGGATGCAGACGTGCATGCCCGAGGAGGGCAAAATCCTGAACCCTGACCACCCCTGCTTCCGGCCTGACTCCACCAAAGTGGAGTCCCTGGTGGCTCTGCTCAACAACTCCTCGGAGATGAAGCTGGT GCAAATGAAGTGGCACGAAGCCTGTCTCAGCATTTCAGCAGCCATCCTGGAAATCCTCAATGCCTGGGAGAATGGGGTGCTGGCCTTCGAGTCCATCCAG aAAATCACTGATAATATCAAGGGGAAGGTTTGCAGTCTGGCAGTGTGTGCCGTGGCTTGGCTGGTGGCCCACGTGCGGATGCTGGGGCTGGATGAGCGTGAGAAGTCGCTGCAGATGATCCGCCAGCTGGCAGGGCCACTGTACAGCGAGAACACCCTGCAGTTCTACAATGAGAG GGTGGTGATCATGAGCTCCATCCTGGAGCACATGTGTGCTGACGTGCTGCAGCAGACAGCCACGCAGATCAAGTTCCCGTCCACGGGCATGGACACCATGCCCTACTGGAACCTGCTGCCCCCAAAGCGACCCATAAAGGAGGTGCTGACAGACATATTTGCCAAGGTGCTGGAGAGGGGTTGGGTGGACAGCCGCTCCATCCACATCTTTGACACCCTGCTCCACATGGGAGGCGTCTACTGGTTCTGCAACAACCTGATTAAG GAGCTGCTGAAGGAGACGCGGAAGGAGCACACACTGCGGGCGGTGGAGCTGCTCTACTCCATCTTCTGTCTGGACATGCAGCAGGTGACCCTGGTCCTGCTGGGCCACATCCTGCCCGGCCTGCTCACCGACTCCTCCAAGTGGCACAGCCTCATGGACCCCCCTGGCACTGCCCTCGCCAA GCTGGCCGTCTGGTGTGCCCTGAGTTCCTACTCCTCCCACAAGGGGCAGGCATCCTCCCGCCAAAAGAAGAGACACCGCGAAGACATCGAG GATTACATCAGCCTCTTCCCCTTGGACGACATGCAGCCCTCCAAGCTGATGCGACTGCTGAGCTCCAATGAGGAAGATGCAAATATCCTCTCAAGTCCCA GGTTGAAGCTCTTCTGCCCAgatccca